ATTACTCTCTTCTGATATGGGCTTGCATTGTTAACTTGCTTTTACATTGTGCAGGTAAAGCAGAGCAAAATTGGCTCAGTTCAGCCTTTGCATAAATTTTAACCCGGTTCGCCTTGTTGGCCAGAGAGCAAACTACAGAAATCTGTTGTCAGTAGATGACTAAGGGACCATTTAGCTTTATGTGGCATTTAAGCATTGCTAACTAAAGGTTTGATTTGGTAAGCTTTAAAATGCAGAGCCTTAGATGAATAGTTATTTTAAAACCATAGTTCCAGTACTATTTCTGTGTCCCGTAATGATTCTCATTTAGTGGAACCCATATGAAGTGATGAAGATATGCCGGGACTCTACCCAGcattcctgtgaaacaattacaaagttatcctttcttgtggactgtggTTCAGCTGTATCCCCTTCTTTAATGAGGGTGTCTTTCATGTGtctcatttgcaattcacagaGTATCTTTCTTGACATTCAACTCTATTGCAagtgttttattgtttcattacaagcactctgTGTATAttttggcaatgttttatattggtatttatacatgctataaatgcataacactaaagagtttagaagtggtgtgaatgaggaatgattgactaggacAATTGATATGTGCGTTATTGTGCCAGTTTtatcttttgaatagttttgatattctttgtcattgggtaataaagcttgcaacattaagcatctctgaaatcatttaaaacatgGTGGTGTTACataccctattttagggttctctgatggagatatataatattttttttttcacacgatAGAAAAGAGTGCTGTAAATCAGAGGAGACCAGCTCTTGAGAGCCATatacaggccaggtttttagtatattcacaataaaatatgcatgagagagatttgcatgcattgcttatTTGCATGcgttgtggatatcttgaaaacctggcctgtttgtagctgttggactggaattgcccatccctttGATAAATAAGACACTATATAGTAATTGATGAGAGATATGGGTATACAGTTGTTCTATTTCTTCCCTTCTCAGTTTCCAGAGCATTGCCTCCGTTTTGGCCCTTTTGGACAGCAGACTAAacatgagcccccccccccccgaaagtgTGTGGTTATAGATGTGTGTGTGATATCTATACACTCACTTTCCTTTTAGTAGAAAAGCCATATGAGAATGATTTAAGGACCGAAATATATAAATCCTAAAGGAGGAATGGGGAGGAATTAAGATACCATCTCCACAATGGGAATCAGTAATCCTAAACAATACAGTTAATTGTATACAACAGCATATATATAAATTCCATACAAGAAAAAATCTATTtcatatatatttaatttttattttatatattttatttaaattttctatTGCACTTATTCCTATTAACACAATACGTATATCATGTACAATTTGATCAGAAATAGAAAAACATCATCAATCAAgtactaacataagaacatgccatactgggtcagaccaaggatccatcaagcccagcatcctgtttccaacagtggccaatccaggccataagaacctggcaagtacccaaaaactaagtctattccatgttaccgttgctagtaatagcagtggttattatctaagtcaacttaattaatagcaggtaatggacttctccaagaacttatccaatccttttttaaacacagctatactaactgcactaaccacatcttctggcaacaaattccagagtttaattgtgcattgagtgaaaaagaactttctccaattagttttaaatgtgccccatgctaacttcatggagtgccccctagtggaCATGTCACTACATATGGACATATCCTAACCCTTTACCCGTTAATATCCCGTATCAACATTCACACCTCAATCATACCCATAAAACCTACACCACATAAAATACACAATTATATTTCATTATTCACTCACTTTTAAACATTTAATACAGCACCAATGATCACCCCAAAGCCtatacccataaaatacaggattgtaTTTCGTTGCTCACTCGCTGTTTAAACATTTAATACATTAACTGCATCCCATCCACGTCAATGTTTCCATAGTTTTAATCCAGCATTATTCACCCCACTCCAATGATGTTCACCCCAACAAGGTGCCTTGTTTCACCCtaccagggcttcttcaggggaaatcttTGACAAACTTGTTATCCTCAGGGAAAGATATTCCTATTCACAATCGAGGAATTGTGATGGACATTCAGGGAGCAATCTGCAAACTTCCCACCTTGGTGCAGAGTCCGCAGGGACCTCAGACTTTGCACCTGAATTTTGTATGGGTAAAAAAAAGTCCTTGGAAAATAATGCACGTGGCTTTGCAAATACATTTTACGCATGTCATTTTCTGGTTCTGCCCAAAACACCCCAGGAAACGCCTTACCTGAATGGGGTTAATAGTGCACACACTGCTTAGAGGGAGGGAGATTTTCAGACAGGCGGCTTACCCTGACACTTTACCAGTTACCcccgtaaatggctttgaaagttgcctTCCCCGGTATCtgaggtataaataatgcacgcGTTTCAGAGGAAAGAGGTGGCAGTCTGAGGCTCCCAAGGGTAGACTCGGGAGCAgcctcagaaaatatttcttcacagaggatAGTGGGCGCAAGTAGTGGCCTCCTGGGAAGACAGTGGAGGCAGAAAGCACCGTTGCAAAGGAGCGAGGGGAAAGCCAGAAGTCAACTGGGTCTATGGCaatgcaccaggaatgaaatttGACAGAGACCAGATGGGTCTatcatcattttttgttttgtggtgtttttttctgtttcaaattTAGGGTGAAGTCCAATCATGGGCTTGGAATTTACCCTATTGAAAAGCGCTATACAATTAATGCAtgattttctcttccttccttgcACATGtatgaagtttttattttttaacattactGTTTTGTTCCTCTGTTCCCAGCTCGAGCGGTTGGAAGTGAACAATCTAGCCCAGACCGCCAACGCGGTAGCTTCCAGCAACGACGGCTACATCAACGTGGATTCAGTGGACAGCACGCCAGACCCACAGCGAACGAAGGCCGCCATCACCCACCTGCAGCAGAAGATCCTGAAGCTCACCGAGCAAATCAAAATCGAGCAAAGTGCCCGGGATGACAACGTGGCGGAGTACCTGAAGCTGGCGAACAATGCGGACAAGCAGCAGAGCGCTCGCATCAAGCAGGTCTTTGAGAAGAAGAACCAGAAGTCGGCACAGACTATCCAGCAGCTGCAGAAGAAGCTGGAGCACTACCACCGCAAGCTGCGTGAGGTTGAGCAGAATGGCATCCCGCGGCAAACGCTGGATGTCTTCTGGGACATGCACCGTGGCCTGAAGGATGTAGGAGCCAAGGTCTCGGGCTTCAGTGAAGGGGTTGTGGACAGCGTTCGAGGCGGGCTTTCCAGCTTCTCCCAAGCCACGCACTCCGCAGCTGGTGCGGTGGTCTCCAAACCCCGGGAGATCGCCTCGCTCATCAGGCACAAGTTTGGGAGTGCGGACAACATTCCCAGCCTGAAGGACTCCTTAGATGAAATTCAAGTGGAGGAGGGGAATAAGACTTTAGGGGTTATTAGCAACCTTCAGCCTAGCCCTAAGTATGGCAGCGAGGAAGATTGTTCTAGTGCCACCTCGGGCTCCTTAGGGGCCAATAGCAACTCTGGGGCCCTGGGTGGGGCTGGCAGCTCCAAAACAAACACTCTGGATATGCATACCTCAGGCTTTGATGCAATTTTACATGAAATCCAGGAGATTCGCGACACGCAGAACAGGCTGGAGGAGTCATTTGAGAATTTGAAGAGCCACTATCAGCAAGACTATTCATTAATCATGCAGACTCTGCAGGAGGAGAGATACAGGTAAGGATTCTCATCGCCATCAGCAAATGTATATGTGGGcgagggagaggaggtggatgGGCCTTCTGCCAGGATGGATCATTTGTGTGGCTGTGAtacatattttccatttcatgcTTCCCCCATTTAAGTATATTCTGTATCAGTTTTCACATTTCAGCCTTAATTActcaatttttttctttgcttgaaCTCTCTTGAAAATGTATCACTAGCTTTAAGTAGACTGAAATGAGGGTCCTAAGATGTGAATCAGGTTTGGAAATGGAAACCTCTATTTTCTGCATTCACGCTGTATTTATTAATACTAATAGTTCTTCTTGGCAGCGTGCAGTGATTATTGCAGATTTAAAAACTGAActtaaaatagcatctttcagcCAAGATGAATCTCAGCAGAAAATGTGATGCTTTAAAAACATGCATATAGAATTTGTGCTGGAATGTCTGTCTGCTCATTTTACATGGCTGCTTccagagaagaaaggaagaagcTAGGTTTAGTGGTGCAAGTTACAGGGAGGTAGTGTGACTGGTCCAAGTTCCAGGCAAGATGCAGGATGGGAGCAGGGTTTGAACACATGTGAATTAAATTAATGTTGGCCCCAAGTTCAATGTTCTGGCTACCCACTAGATACTAGATCACACCCTTATCTGTTTGTCTGGTCTGCCCAAGACTTTCTGCTTCTGTTGTTTTCTCTTGCTTTATTTAGATAGTAGGAAAATGTTGTTTCTTCACATG
This genomic interval from Rhinatrema bivittatum chromosome 4, aRhiBiv1.1, whole genome shotgun sequence contains the following:
- the TMCC1 gene encoding transmembrane and coiled-coil domains protein 1 isoform X3, with the translated sequence MVQRFSLRRQFSKLERLEVNNLAQTANAVASSNDGYINVDSVDSTPDPQRTKAAITHLQQKILKLTEQIKIEQSARDDNVAEYLKLANNADKQQSARIKQVFEKKNQKSAQTIQQLQKKLEHYHRKLREVEQNGIPRQTLDVFWDMHRGLKDVGAKVSGFSEGVVDSVRGGLSSFSQATHSAAGAVVSKPREIASLIRHKFGSADNIPSLKDSLDEIQVEEGNKTLGVISNLQPSPKYGSEEDCSSATSGSLGANSNSGALGGAGSSKTNTLDMHTSGFDAILHEIQEIRDTQNRLEESFENLKSHYQQDYSLIMQTLQEERYRCERLEEQLNDLTELHQNEILNLKQELASMEEKIAYQSYERARDIQEALEACQTRISKMELQQQQQQVAQLEGLENATARNLLGKFINVLLAVMAVVLVFVSTVANCVVPLMKTRIRTFCTLFMVVSVIFLWKHWESISEYLQRFLSPPR
- the TMCC1 gene encoding transmembrane and coiled-coil domains protein 1 isoform X5 encodes the protein MEVLLNKLERLEVNNLAQTANAVASSNDGYINVDSVDSTPDPQRTKAAITHLQQKILKLTEQIKIEQSARDDNVAEYLKLANNADKQQSARIKQVFEKKNQKSAQTIQQLQKKLEHYHRKLREVEQNGIPRQTLDVFWDMHRGLKDVGAKVSGFSEGVVDSVRGGLSSFSQATHSAAGAVVSKPREIASLIRHKFGSADNIPSLKDSLDEIQVEEGNKTLGVISNLQPSPKYGSEEDCSSATSGSLGANSNSGALGGAGSSKTNTLDMHTSGFDAILHEIQEIRDTQNRLEESFENLKSHYQQDYSLIMQTLQEERYRCERLEEQLNDLTELHQNEILNLKQELASMEEKIAYQSYERARDIQEALEACQTRISKMELQQQQQQVAQLEGLENATARNLLGKFINVLLAVMAVVLVFVSTVANCVVPLMKTRIRTFCTLFMVVSVIFLWKHWESISEYLQRFLSPPR
- the TMCC1 gene encoding transmembrane and coiled-coil domains protein 1 isoform X6; protein product: MKLERLEVNNLAQTANAVASSNDGYINVDSVDSTPDPQRTKAAITHLQQKILKLTEQIKIEQSARDDNVAEYLKLANNADKQQSARIKQVFEKKNQKSAQTIQQLQKKLEHYHRKLREVEQNGIPRQTLDVFWDMHRGLKDVGAKVSGFSEGVVDSVRGGLSSFSQATHSAAGAVVSKPREIASLIRHKFGSADNIPSLKDSLDEIQVEEGNKTLGVISNLQPSPKYGSEEDCSSATSGSLGANSNSGALGGAGSSKTNTLDMHTSGFDAILHEIQEIRDTQNRLEESFENLKSHYQQDYSLIMQTLQEERYRCERLEEQLNDLTELHQNEILNLKQELASMEEKIAYQSYERARDIQEALEACQTRISKMELQQQQQQVAQLEGLENATARNLLGKFINVLLAVMAVVLVFVSTVANCVVPLMKTRIRTFCTLFMVVSVIFLWKHWESISEYLQRFLSPPR
- the TMCC1 gene encoding transmembrane and coiled-coil domains protein 1 isoform X4; amino-acid sequence: MRITDSSSLAMLERLEVNNLAQTANAVASSNDGYINVDSVDSTPDPQRTKAAITHLQQKILKLTEQIKIEQSARDDNVAEYLKLANNADKQQSARIKQVFEKKNQKSAQTIQQLQKKLEHYHRKLREVEQNGIPRQTLDVFWDMHRGLKDVGAKVSGFSEGVVDSVRGGLSSFSQATHSAAGAVVSKPREIASLIRHKFGSADNIPSLKDSLDEIQVEEGNKTLGVISNLQPSPKYGSEEDCSSATSGSLGANSNSGALGGAGSSKTNTLDMHTSGFDAILHEIQEIRDTQNRLEESFENLKSHYQQDYSLIMQTLQEERYRCERLEEQLNDLTELHQNEILNLKQELASMEEKIAYQSYERARDIQEALEACQTRISKMELQQQQQQVAQLEGLENATARNLLGKFINVLLAVMAVVLVFVSTVANCVVPLMKTRIRTFCTLFMVVSVIFLWKHWESISEYLQRFLSPPR
- the TMCC1 gene encoding transmembrane and coiled-coil domains protein 1 isoform X2 is translated as MHWEKVLRLSKRKLERLEVNNLAQTANAVASSNDGYINVDSVDSTPDPQRTKAAITHLQQKILKLTEQIKIEQSARDDNVAEYLKLANNADKQQSARIKQVFEKKNQKSAQTIQQLQKKLEHYHRKLREVEQNGIPRQTLDVFWDMHRGLKDVGAKVSGFSEGVVDSVRGGLSSFSQATHSAAGAVVSKPREIASLIRHKFGSADNIPSLKDSLDEIQVEEGNKTLGVISNLQPSPKYGSEEDCSSATSGSLGANSNSGALGGAGSSKTNTLDMHTSGFDAILHEIQEIRDTQNRLEESFENLKSHYQQDYSLIMQTLQEERYRCERLEEQLNDLTELHQNEILNLKQELASMEEKIAYQSYERARDIQEALEACQTRISKMELQQQQQQVAQLEGLENATARNLLGKFINVLLAVMAVVLVFVSTVANCVVPLMKTRIRTFCTLFMVVSVIFLWKHWESISEYLQRFLSPPR